The Leucobacter rhizosphaerae genome includes a region encoding these proteins:
- a CDS encoding ribonuclease HII, with protein sequence MADPAAVAPAAPVAIALSKDPTLEYEQELFGAGASIVIGIDEVGRGAIAGPVAVGVHAVLAGTREFPEGLRDSKLLSEKRREILAPLVAAWGGGAVGYASAEEIDTRGITGMLGEAARRALLELHRSGVPVDRAVIILDGSHDWLTPSLRAPLDVRTRVGADRSCASVAAASVRAKVARDALMREAHDAHPEYAWDSNKGYGSKAHFAGIAGHGLTELHRHTWIKTAPR encoded by the coding sequence ATCGCTGATCCCGCAGCTGTCGCCCCCGCCGCTCCGGTCGCCATCGCGCTCTCCAAGGATCCGACGCTCGAGTACGAGCAGGAGCTGTTCGGTGCGGGAGCATCGATCGTAATCGGCATCGATGAGGTCGGCAGGGGTGCGATCGCGGGCCCCGTCGCCGTCGGCGTGCACGCGGTACTCGCGGGTACGCGGGAGTTTCCGGAGGGGCTCCGCGACTCGAAGCTGCTGAGCGAGAAGCGTCGCGAGATCCTCGCCCCCCTCGTCGCAGCCTGGGGTGGCGGGGCGGTGGGCTACGCGAGCGCCGAGGAGATCGACACGCGAGGGATCACCGGCATGCTCGGGGAGGCTGCGCGTCGCGCGCTGCTCGAGCTGCACCGATCGGGTGTGCCGGTGGATCGGGCCGTGATTATCCTGGACGGATCGCACGACTGGCTGACGCCGAGCCTCCGCGCGCCGCTCGACGTGCGCACGCGGGTGGGCGCCGACCGGAGCTGTGCGAGTGTCGCGGCGGCGTCGGTGCGCGCGAAGGTGGCCCGGGATGCGCTGATGCGCGAGGCGCACGACGCCCACCCCGAGTACGCCTGGGACTCGAACAAGGGGTACGGTTCGAAGGCGCACTTCGCGGGAATCGCCGGGCACGGGCTCACGGAGCTGCATCGGCACACCTGGATCAAAACCGCCCCGCGCTAG
- a CDS encoding aminotransferase, producing the protein MESRSGGLGHPEDQQAPAGGLVRPDVSESDAVTIARECYGIDVTARELGSNQDRNFLLTTPDGDRSVLRVDNPVFPDSARDAQHAALDAYRAAGVPVSAVLAGVDGEPTQRWRGFAVRRSEFAEGAPMVDSGYFAPVVLAEFGALAAASVRALADLTHPGLEREQMWDMRVAHAETIQLAASIADEVLRERVLLAAEAAHEALAPLIDALPVQAIHGDLTDDNVMGRAGTDARLHPHTVLDLGDLGMGWRVAELAVTASSMLHHDPERPLRQLEVITAFHRDAPLSAAEARAVWPLVVLRAALLVASGWRQLEIDGDNAYARERVAGEQAIFDAATALPLAEVTEHVLAALGFVGVADGAGLRLVGAPMPATLKELAEAGLSHEELRERRSIPLRSLLPGLQGEVAMLDPGVESDALDAGRWLADDAEAELIADALGGGAGAAVLPYGVYRLTRTAVDADAAAETWPIGTEVHVAAGEALPVTSPVAGVVAVATDRGVLLELEGGWTLSIDGVRPECEAGDTVAPGRRIASLPAADEARPIAATLCRADALVGAEPPILALDEPDEGRAQLVAPERVPAWSRFTFDPSALLNIASVLQRDESGDEQARREQIFASAQERYYERPMQIERGWRHHLVDTTGRAYIDMVNNVTGLGHGHPGVADAVNRQIRILNTNSRFLYRELAEYSERLLALLPADSELDTVLLVNSGSEAVDLALRLAQAATGRKTVVSLREAYHGWTMASDAVTTSAYDNPYALENRPDWVHVADVPNRYRGTYRGDDTGARYAADLGADLDALAAEGRDAAAFICESVLGNAGGVLLPDGYLADAYRRVRAAGGLCIADEVQVGFGRMGSSFWGFEQSGALPDLITIAKPMGNGFPIGGVITSKRIADALATQGQFFSSAGGNPLSCRVGIAVLDAMESEGLQENARVVGSRLADGFRALAERHALIGPIHGEGLYLGVELVRDRDTMEPATAEAAAICERMKELGVIVLTTSERSNVLKVKPPLCLTADSADVVVAALDRVLTEGW; encoded by the coding sequence ATGGAATCACGCTCGGGCGGTCTCGGCCACCCGGAGGATCAGCAGGCACCCGCAGGCGGCCTCGTCCGTCCTGATGTCTCGGAGTCCGACGCCGTGACGATCGCGCGCGAGTGCTACGGGATCGACGTGACGGCACGTGAACTGGGCAGCAATCAGGATCGCAATTTCCTGCTCACGACCCCCGACGGCGACCGGAGTGTGCTCCGCGTCGACAACCCGGTGTTCCCGGACTCCGCACGCGACGCCCAGCACGCCGCACTCGACGCCTACCGGGCCGCCGGCGTGCCGGTGTCGGCCGTGCTCGCGGGTGTCGACGGCGAGCCCACCCAGCGCTGGCGCGGCTTCGCCGTGCGCCGCAGCGAGTTCGCCGAGGGCGCGCCGATGGTCGACAGCGGGTACTTCGCACCCGTCGTGCTCGCCGAGTTCGGCGCGCTGGCGGCAGCGTCGGTCCGCGCGCTCGCGGACCTCACCCACCCGGGGCTCGAGCGCGAGCAGATGTGGGACATGCGGGTCGCGCACGCGGAGACGATCCAGCTCGCCGCGTCGATCGCCGATGAGGTGTTGCGCGAACGCGTGCTCCTCGCCGCGGAAGCCGCGCACGAGGCGCTCGCCCCGCTCATCGACGCGCTCCCGGTGCAGGCCATTCACGGCGATCTCACCGACGACAACGTGATGGGCCGCGCGGGAACCGATGCGCGCCTGCACCCGCATACCGTGCTCGATCTCGGAGACCTCGGCATGGGCTGGCGGGTCGCGGAGCTCGCGGTGACGGCGTCATCGATGCTGCACCACGATCCGGAGCGCCCGCTGCGGCAGCTCGAGGTGATCACCGCGTTCCATCGGGACGCCCCGCTGTCGGCGGCCGAGGCGCGCGCGGTCTGGCCGCTCGTCGTGTTGCGCGCGGCCCTGCTCGTGGCGAGCGGGTGGCGCCAGCTTGAGATCGACGGTGACAACGCCTACGCCCGGGAGCGCGTCGCCGGAGAGCAGGCGATCTTCGACGCCGCGACGGCCCTGCCGCTCGCCGAGGTCACGGAGCACGTGCTGGCGGCGCTCGGATTCGTCGGAGTCGCGGACGGTGCCGGCCTGCGCCTCGTCGGTGCACCGATGCCGGCGACGCTCAAGGAGCTCGCCGAGGCGGGACTGTCGCACGAGGAGCTGCGCGAACGGCGGTCGATCCCGCTCCGCTCGCTGCTACCGGGGCTGCAGGGGGAGGTCGCCATGCTCGATCCCGGGGTGGAGAGCGACGCCCTCGACGCCGGGCGCTGGTTGGCGGACGACGCCGAGGCTGAACTCATCGCCGACGCGCTCGGCGGAGGAGCCGGGGCCGCGGTGCTGCCGTACGGCGTGTATCGGTTGACCCGCACCGCGGTGGATGCCGACGCCGCCGCCGAGACCTGGCCCATCGGCACCGAGGTGCATGTTGCAGCCGGTGAGGCGCTCCCGGTCACGTCCCCGGTCGCGGGCGTGGTCGCCGTGGCCACCGACCGCGGCGTGCTGCTCGAGCTGGAGGGCGGCTGGACGCTTTCGATCGACGGCGTTCGGCCCGAGTGCGAGGCAGGGGACACGGTCGCACCGGGGCGCCGGATCGCGTCGTTGCCCGCGGCCGACGAGGCGCGGCCCATCGCGGCCACCCTCTGCCGGGCCGACGCCCTGGTGGGAGCGGAGCCGCCGATCCTCGCCCTCGACGAGCCCGACGAGGGTCGCGCGCAGCTGGTCGCCCCCGAACGGGTGCCGGCCTGGTCGCGCTTCACCTTCGACCCCTCGGCCCTGTTGAACATCGCATCCGTGCTGCAGCGCGACGAGTCCGGCGACGAGCAGGCCCGGCGGGAGCAGATCTTCGCCTCGGCCCAGGAGCGCTACTACGAGCGTCCGATGCAGATCGAGCGCGGTTGGCGCCACCACCTCGTCGACACCACCGGCCGCGCCTACATCGACATGGTGAACAACGTCACGGGGCTCGGCCACGGCCACCCCGGCGTCGCCGACGCGGTGAACCGGCAGATCCGGATTCTCAACACCAACTCGCGCTTCCTCTACCGCGAGCTGGCGGAATACAGCGAGCGGCTCCTCGCCCTGCTGCCCGCGGACAGCGAGCTCGACACCGTGCTGCTCGTGAACAGCGGGTCGGAGGCGGTCGACCTCGCGTTGCGCCTCGCGCAGGCGGCGACGGGGCGGAAGACCGTCGTTTCCCTCCGGGAGGCCTACCACGGGTGGACCATGGCGTCGGATGCCGTCACCACCTCCGCCTATGACAACCCGTACGCGCTGGAGAATCGCCCCGACTGGGTGCACGTCGCCGACGTGCCGAACCGCTACCGGGGAACGTATCGCGGCGACGACACCGGCGCCCGGTACGCGGCAGACCTCGGCGCGGATCTCGACGCGCTCGCGGCGGAGGGTCGCGATGCGGCCGCGTTCATCTGCGAGTCGGTGCTCGGCAACGCGGGCGGCGTGCTGCTCCCGGACGGGTACCTCGCCGACGCCTACCGTCGCGTGCGCGCCGCCGGTGGGCTGTGCATCGCCGACGAGGTGCAGGTCGGGTTCGGACGTATGGGGTCGAGCTTCTGGGGCTTCGAGCAGTCGGGCGCCCTGCCCGACCTCATCACGATCGCGAAGCCGATGGGCAATGGCTTCCCGATCGGCGGCGTCATCACCTCCAAGCGCATCGCGGACGCCCTCGCCACGCAGGGCCAGTTCTTCTCGTCGGCGGGCGGCAACCCGCTGAGCTGCCGGGTCGGGATCGCGGTGCTCGACGCGATGGAGTCCGAAGGGCTGCAGGAGAACGCGCGCGTGGTGGGGAGCCGGCTCGCCGACGGCTTCCGGGCGCTCGCCGAGCGGCACGCACTCATCGGTCCGATCCACGGCGAGGGCCTGTACCTGGGCGTCGAGCTGGTTCGGGATCGCGACACGATGGAACCCGCCACGGCGGAGGCGGCGGCGATCTGCGAGCGCATGAAGGAGCTGGGCGTCATCGTGCTCACGACCTCGGAGCGCTCGAACGTGCTCAAGGTGAAGCCGCCGCTCTGCCTCACCGCGGACAGCGCGGACGTGGTGGTGGCCGCGCTGGATCGGGTGCTCACCGAGGGCTGGTAG
- a CDS encoding non-canonical purine NTP pyrophosphatase, which produces MATTLVLASHNAHKLTELRRILGPLIPGVELVGYDGPEPIESGVTFAENALLKARAAAAHTGLPAIADDSGIAVDILGGCPGIFSARWGGPARNDRANVDLLLWQLTDVGDEHRDAGFICAAALVLPQAADTPSEADTPSEAEAEAEAEASEVCKIGVWPGRVLREPRGAEGFGYDPVFQPEHEERSAAELTAAEKDALSHRTRAFSALAPEILARLT; this is translated from the coding sequence ATGGCGACCACCCTCGTGCTCGCGTCGCACAACGCGCACAAGCTCACCGAACTGCGCCGGATCCTCGGGCCCCTGATCCCGGGGGTCGAACTCGTCGGCTACGACGGTCCCGAGCCCATCGAGAGCGGCGTGACCTTCGCCGAGAACGCGCTGCTCAAGGCCCGCGCGGCGGCCGCCCACACGGGGCTGCCCGCCATCGCCGACGACTCGGGCATCGCCGTCGACATTTTGGGCGGCTGCCCCGGGATCTTCTCCGCGCGCTGGGGTGGGCCGGCTCGCAACGACCGCGCGAACGTCGACCTGCTGCTGTGGCAGCTCACGGATGTCGGAGACGAGCATCGGGACGCGGGGTTCATCTGCGCCGCCGCGTTGGTGCTGCCGCAGGCGGCGGATACCCCATCCGAGGCGGATACCCCATCCGAGGCGGAGGCCGAGGCCGAGGCCGAGGCGTCCGAGGTCTGCAAGATCGGCGTCTGGCCGGGCCGTGTGCTCCGGGAGCCCCGTGGCGCCGAGGGGTTCGGCTACGACCCCGTGTTCCAACCCGAGCACGAGGAGCGTTCGGCCGCCGAGCTCACGGCGGCCGAGAAGGACGCGCTCTCGCACCGCACGCGTGCCTTCAGCGCCCTGGCGCCGGAGATCCTCGCCCGCCTCACCTGA
- the mgtE gene encoding magnesium transporter — translation MTLQQQTPNIDELIDTITPLLARQDLITLTGVLTPLSTSEIVEVLERLNLKQRAIIHRLLAKDRALEVFEMLPPALQSDLFTGLQDADVSRLFAELDPDDRMWLLDEVPAVLAARLLRGLPEDERVLTAGLLGYRQGSVGRRMTPEFVTTHVGMTAAESIERVRARLADAETVYTIPVLDHGRRVAGIVSLRDLLGADPDAPVEAFMQPAHTSEATEEAEVAARMCTDLRLLALPIVDSESRLIGMLTIDDAVRILEHEESQDAARQGGAEPLNRPYLSTPVFTIVRSRVVWLLVLAVGATLTVQVLSAFEATLAQVTALALFVPLLIGTGGNTGNQAATTVTRALALGDVRPRDILRVLSRELLTGALLGLLLGAIGFGIAALVFAPDMGLVIGLTLLAVCTVAAAVGGIMPLVARAIRVDPAVFSNPFITTFVDATGLVIYFLIARIVLHL, via the coding sequence ATGACCCTGCAGCAGCAGACCCCGAACATCGATGAGCTGATCGACACCATCACCCCGCTCCTCGCCCGCCAGGACCTCATCACCCTCACCGGGGTGCTGACGCCGCTCTCCACCTCGGAGATCGTCGAGGTCCTGGAGCGCCTCAACCTGAAGCAGCGCGCCATCATCCACCGATTGCTCGCGAAGGACCGCGCGCTCGAGGTCTTCGAGATGCTGCCGCCCGCGCTGCAGAGCGACCTCTTCACCGGGTTGCAGGACGCGGACGTCTCCCGCCTGTTCGCGGAGCTCGATCCCGACGACCGCATGTGGCTGCTCGACGAGGTGCCGGCGGTGCTCGCCGCCCGCCTGCTCCGCGGCCTGCCCGAAGACGAACGGGTGCTCACCGCCGGGCTGCTCGGCTACCGCCAGGGCAGCGTCGGGCGCCGCATGACCCCCGAGTTCGTGACGACGCACGTCGGCATGACCGCCGCGGAGTCGATCGAGCGCGTGCGCGCCCGACTCGCCGACGCGGAGACCGTCTACACGATCCCCGTGCTCGATCACGGGCGCCGCGTGGCCGGCATCGTGAGCCTTCGGGACCTGCTCGGTGCGGATCCCGACGCACCCGTCGAGGCCTTCATGCAGCCGGCCCACACCTCGGAGGCGACCGAGGAGGCCGAGGTGGCCGCGCGTATGTGCACGGACCTCCGTCTTCTCGCACTGCCGATCGTCGACAGCGAGTCGCGCCTGATCGGCATGCTCACCATCGATGACGCCGTGCGAATCCTCGAGCACGAGGAGAGCCAGGACGCGGCGCGCCAGGGCGGTGCCGAGCCGCTGAACCGGCCGTACCTCTCGACCCCGGTCTTCACGATCGTGCGGTCACGCGTCGTGTGGCTCCTGGTGCTGGCGGTGGGGGCGACGCTCACCGTGCAGGTGCTCTCGGCGTTCGAGGCCACGCTGGCGCAGGTCACGGCGCTCGCCCTCTTCGTGCCGCTCCTCATCGGCACCGGCGGCAACACCGGCAATCAGGCCGCGACGACCGTCACCCGCGCGCTCGCGCTCGGCGATGTGCGCCCGCGCGACATTCTGCGAGTGCTCAGTCGCGAACTGCTGACCGGCGCTCTGCTCGGGCTGCTGCTCGGTGCCATCGGATTCGGGATCGCCGCGCTCGTCTTCGCCCCGGACATGGGCCTCGTCATCGGGCTGACCCTGCTCGCGGTGTGCACGGTGGCGGCGGCGGTGGGCGGGATCATGCCGCTCGTCGCTCGGGCGATCCGGGTCGATCCCGCGGTGTTCTCGAATCCGTTCATCACGACGTTCGTCGACGCAACCGGGCTCGTGATCTACTTCCTCATCGCCCGGATCGTGCTGCACCTGTAG
- the lepB gene encoding signal peptidase I: MSEAVAPERRKRQRRGGILGFLRDLIIILIVAFVVSFLLKTFLVRSFYIPSQSMEQTLQVNDRILVNQLVPDMVGVQRGDIVVFKDPGGWLHPSSALPPKGFEKVLQAVGLAADTSDEYVVKRVIGVGGDRVSCCDAEGRVMVNGVSLDEPYAVIPEGETRASAIDFDVEVPEGSVWVMGDNRYQSKDSRYNQDQPGKGFVPEEEIVGRAFLLNWPLSHFGWLGTPEGTFTGVEEARSAS; this comes from the coding sequence ATGAGCGAAGCTGTGGCCCCCGAGCGTCGGAAGCGGCAGCGCAGGGGTGGCATCCTCGGCTTCCTCCGAGACCTGATCATCATCCTGATCGTCGCGTTTGTCGTGTCGTTCCTGCTGAAGACGTTCCTGGTGCGCAGCTTCTACATCCCGTCGCAATCGATGGAGCAGACGCTGCAGGTGAACGACCGGATCCTCGTCAATCAGCTCGTTCCCGACATGGTCGGGGTGCAGCGCGGCGACATCGTGGTGTTCAAGGATCCGGGCGGATGGTTGCACCCGAGCTCCGCACTGCCGCCAAAGGGCTTCGAAAAGGTGCTGCAGGCCGTGGGTCTGGCCGCGGATACCAGCGATGAGTACGTCGTCAAGCGTGTCATCGGCGTCGGCGGCGATCGTGTGTCCTGCTGCGACGCCGAGGGGCGGGTCATGGTCAACGGGGTGTCGCTCGACGAGCCCTACGCCGTGATCCCGGAGGGGGAGACCCGCGCCTCTGCCATCGACTTCGACGTCGAGGTGCCCGAGGGTTCCGTCTGGGTGATGGGCGATAACCGCTACCAGAGCAAGGATTCGCGTTACAACCAGGACCAGCCCGGCAAGGGCTTCGTCCCGGAGGAGGAGATCGTCGGTCGGGCGTTCCTGCTGAACTGGCCGCTCAGCCACTTCGGGTGGCTCGGCACACCCGAGGGCACCTTCACTGGGGTCGAGGAGGCCCGTTCGGCCTCGTGA
- the rph gene encoding ribonuclease PH, protein MTDIIRADGRNSAQMRPVTIERGWSAQAEGSALISFGNTRVLCTASFTPGVPRWLAGTGTGWVTAEYSMLPRSTNERMQREAVKGRIGGRTHEISRLIGRSLRAIIDMKALGENTIVIDCDVLQADGGTRTTAITGAYVALADALEWARAQGHIAKKAQPLRDSVAAVSVGIVDGVPLSDLAYVEDSRAETDMNVVVTGSGDFVEVQGTAEGAPFKRAELDALLDLALASAADLTVLQQAVLAEGQ, encoded by the coding sequence ATGACCGACATCATCCGCGCCGACGGGCGCAACAGCGCCCAGATGCGACCCGTCACGATCGAGCGAGGCTGGAGTGCACAGGCCGAGGGCAGTGCGCTGATCTCCTTCGGCAACACCCGCGTGCTCTGCACCGCCTCGTTCACTCCGGGCGTGCCCCGGTGGCTCGCGGGCACGGGCACCGGCTGGGTGACCGCGGAGTACTCGATGCTGCCGAGATCGACGAACGAGCGCATGCAGCGTGAAGCGGTGAAGGGCAGGATCGGCGGCCGCACGCACGAGATCTCTCGCCTCATCGGTCGCAGCCTGCGCGCGATCATCGACATGAAGGCCCTCGGCGAGAACACCATCGTCATCGACTGCGACGTGCTGCAGGCCGACGGCGGCACCCGCACCACGGCGATCACGGGCGCGTACGTTGCGCTGGCAGACGCCCTCGAGTGGGCCCGTGCGCAGGGGCACATCGCGAAGAAGGCGCAGCCGCTCCGCGACAGCGTCGCGGCCGTGTCGGTCGGGATCGTCGACGGAGTGCCGCTGAGCGATCTCGCGTACGTCGAGGACTCCCGCGCCGAAACCGACATGAACGTCGTGGTCACGGGGTCCGGCGACTTCGTCGAGGTCCAGGGCACCGCCGAGGGTGCCCCGTTCAAGCGCGCCGAACTCGATGCGCTGCTGGATCTGGCGCTCGCGAGCGCCGCCGACCTCACGGTGCTGCAGCAGGCGGTGCTGGCGGAGGGACAGTAG
- the murI gene encoding glutamate racemase yields MSTRELSPDAPIGVFDSGVGGLTVARAIRDQLPGESMIYVGDTARTPYGPRPIAEVRRFALEILDDLVDQGVKMLVIACNTASAAVLRDARERYDVPVVEVIAPTVRSAAAITRNGNVGLIGTVGTIQSRAYDDLFAVRPEITLSAVACPRFVELVEAGETSGPEVLAVAEAYLAPLVARDIDTLVLGCTHYPFLRGALRQVVGPEVALVSSDIETANEVYQVLTNRDLLRPVDAGEPVVRYEATGTDAAAFVDLARRMLGIGIDTVDRLETGTIRLPGTAGTVGTAVAPATTGTPA; encoded by the coding sequence GTGAGTACACGCGAGCTCTCGCCCGACGCGCCCATCGGCGTCTTCGACTCGGGCGTCGGCGGTCTGACCGTCGCCCGTGCGATTCGGGATCAGCTCCCCGGCGAGTCCATGATCTACGTCGGCGACACCGCCCGCACGCCCTACGGTCCCCGCCCGATCGCGGAGGTGCGCCGCTTCGCCCTCGAGATCCTCGACGACCTCGTCGACCAGGGCGTGAAGATGCTCGTCATCGCCTGCAACACCGCCTCCGCCGCGGTGCTCCGCGACGCCCGGGAACGCTACGACGTGCCCGTGGTCGAGGTCATCGCGCCCACGGTCCGCAGTGCGGCGGCGATCACCCGCAACGGCAACGTGGGCCTCATCGGAACCGTCGGCACGATCCAGTCCCGCGCCTACGACGACCTCTTCGCCGTGCGCCCCGAGATCACCCTCAGCGCCGTCGCCTGCCCGCGGTTCGTCGAGCTCGTCGAGGCCGGCGAGACGAGCGGCCCGGAGGTGCTGGCGGTTGCGGAGGCCTACCTCGCACCGCTGGTCGCCCGGGACATCGACACCCTGGTGCTGGGCTGCACGCACTACCCGTTCCTGCGCGGCGCGCTGCGGCAGGTCGTGGGCCCCGAGGTCGCGCTCGTCTCCAGTGACATCGAGACGGCCAACGAGGTCTACCAGGTGCTCACGAATCGCGATCTGCTGCGCCCGGTCGACGCGGGTGAGCCCGTGGTTCGCTACGAGGCGACCGGAACCGACGCCGCCGCCTTCGTCGATCTCGCGCGCCGCATGCTCGGGATCGGCATCGACACCGTCGACCGGCTCGAGACCGGCACGATCCGGCTTCCCGGCACGGCCGGCACGGTCGGCACCGCCGTCGCACCGGCCACCACCGGCACCCCCGCATAG
- a CDS encoding Fpg/Nei family DNA glycosylase, producing the protein MPEGHSVHRIARQFAVNFVGTAPAVTSPQGRFAQGAAILNGREMTDARAVGKQMFLEFTGDHWLRVHLGIYGAWDFAGDVQVDPSIQIHATKFGRGRLGQTGMAGAVDAATPVADAGAGSGSDAVAVDEEAEDSVTSIGAPRRARVRMAEQDRSGGLLESFPPDPVGQVRVRLLNDTVCADLRGPTACEVLTPGEVDAVIQRLGPDPANANTEAERQRFVERAAKKKTPIGLVLMDQSVVAGIGNVYRAEMLFRAELNPHTPANQLSETVLEEMWDDWAHLLETGITVGQMVTIDGLTGDDYVRALQERDERHWVYKLEGTPCKRCGTNIVLEEFGARKLYWCPGCQT; encoded by the coding sequence ATGCCCGAGGGCCACTCCGTCCATCGCATCGCGCGGCAGTTCGCGGTCAATTTCGTCGGCACGGCGCCGGCCGTGACAAGCCCGCAGGGGCGGTTCGCGCAGGGTGCCGCGATCCTGAACGGTCGCGAGATGACCGACGCGCGCGCCGTCGGCAAGCAGATGTTCCTCGAGTTCACGGGCGACCACTGGTTGCGGGTGCATCTCGGCATCTACGGCGCCTGGGACTTCGCGGGCGATGTGCAGGTCGATCCGTCGATCCAGATCCACGCGACGAAGTTCGGGCGCGGTCGGCTCGGGCAGACGGGGATGGCGGGGGCGGTCGACGCTGCGACCCCGGTCGCGGATGCCGGCGCGGGATCAGGCTCGGATGCCGTCGCGGTCGACGAGGAGGCCGAGGACTCGGTGACCTCGATCGGCGCCCCGCGACGGGCGCGCGTGCGCATGGCCGAACAGGATCGCTCCGGCGGACTCCTCGAGTCGTTCCCGCCCGATCCGGTGGGCCAGGTGCGCGTGCGACTGCTGAACGACACGGTGTGCGCGGACCTCCGAGGTCCGACCGCCTGCGAGGTGCTGACCCCGGGGGAGGTCGACGCGGTGATCCAGCGTCTCGGGCCGGATCCGGCGAACGCGAACACCGAGGCCGAGCGGCAGCGGTTCGTCGAGCGGGCGGCGAAGAAGAAGACCCCTATCGGGCTCGTGCTCATGGACCAATCGGTCGTCGCGGGGATCGGCAACGTGTACCGAGCCGAGATGCTCTTCCGTGCGGAACTGAACCCGCACACCCCGGCGAACCAGCTCAGCGAGACGGTGCTCGAGGAGATGTGGGACGACTGGGCGCACCTGCTGGAGACCGGGATCACGGTCGGGCAGATGGTGACGATCGACGGTCTCACCGGCGACGACTACGTGCGTGCGCTGCAGGAGCGGGACGAGCGGCACTGGGTCTACAAGCTGGAGGGCACCCCCTGCAAACGGTGCGGCACGAACATCGTGCTGGAAGAATTCGGCGCCCGCAAGCTGTACTGGTGCCCGGGCTGCCAGACCTGA
- the rplS gene encoding 50S ribosomal protein L19, which produces MQKLDHVDASSLKSDIPEFRAGDTVKVHVNIVEGNRSRVQVFQGVVISRHGEGVRETFTVRKISFQVGVERKFPVHSPAIEKIEVVTHGDVRRAKLYYLRGLTGKKAKIKEKRDR; this is translated from the coding sequence ATGCAGAAGCTCGACCACGTCGATGCCTCGTCGCTCAAGAGCGACATCCCCGAGTTCCGTGCCGGTGACACTGTCAAGGTGCACGTCAACATCGTCGAGGGCAACCGTTCGCGTGTCCAGGTGTTCCAGGGCGTCGTCATCTCCCGCCACGGCGAGGGTGTCCGCGAGACCTTCACCGTGCGCAAGATCAGCTTCCAGGTGGGCGTGGAGCGTAAGTTCCCCGTGCACTCGCCCGCGATCGAGAAGATCGAGGTCGTCACCCACGGTGATGTCCGTCGTGCGAAGCTCTACTACCTCCGCGGCCTGACCGGCAAGAAGGCGAAGATCAAGGAGAAGCGCGACCGCTAG